The genome window ATCTCCTAAACGACTTATACTAATTTAACCATGATTTAATCAACTCAAAGCGATGTTAGCGGTGTGAGAAAATCATTAATCATGCAGGGATTAAACATAGCACTATGAAATTACTACTGTACTTGCCAAAACCTCAAAGATAACACAGACGTTATACCCACTTTAAGTGAATTAATTAGCTGCTGTGTAAGAAAAAGTAAAAGTAATCATAATAAACGCATTAGTTCTCTGTATCTGAGATTATTTATCTATAGAAGATTATTAAACATTCACATCACTTAAAAAACATAGCAATATCGGCTGCTGCCAAACCACAATGTCACAATACATTGACTTTGGCAGTCAGCCAGATGTGCCTTATACTTTATTCACAGCATGCAGGCGCATCATTTTCATTAGGCACACAACATACTGATGCCGTCTTATCACTGCTTTGACTAATATTTAACGGGATGCAACAACTGGAAGGTTCACCTTCTGTAACAGCATTAGCTCCGTCACTAAAAGTCGAGATTTCTCCCAATGAGTGAAATGACTCCCAAGCTATTTCTTGTGGATCTAATGCCCAATGTTTATTCGAATGAGCATAGCAACACGAAGCGCCCTGCTGTTTAGAGTACGCAATTTCCGCATCATCAAGTCGTTGAGCAATTTCTGCTAGTTCTTCTTCTGAATCAACCTGCATACCTAAATGATTGATGCCAATCGTATCTCCGCGTGTCGATATAGCAAAATTCACAGCCGGGTCACTCAACTGCCATTTTGCATAATCGTTACGTTCAACAGTGGGTGATGTGCCAAAAATTGTTGAATAAAAACCGATACTAGTTGATAACTCATTGACAGCAATATGTATGTGGATACGTTTCATTAATGTTCTCCTGATTTAATTACATGGTGTCATCGCAAAAAAGTTGCGTGCACCATTTAAAGACGGAGACCTTAACGAAAGGATGCAAATATTTTTCTATTTGTCACAATCACGACAAGCGTGAGTCCCTTTTTGCTCATACCCCATAATATTACCAGCGCCATCACGATAGAAATTACAACAAGCAATCATACTTTTTTGTAACTTCTCTCTGCCTCTCAAGATTCGTGATTTAACCGCAGATAAAGTCAAATTAAGCTCAGTGGCAACTTCCTTATATTTTTTTCCTTCAATTTCAGAAAGAATTAACGGTCGTTGATAGCTTTCAGGTAAGACATTAATCATAGGCAGCATACAAACGGCTAATTGCTCAATAACATTAACATCTTCATTTGCTGAAACGAGCTCATCCGGTAACTGTTCAAACTTACCTTTCACTCGATAGTAATCAACAATTTTGTTTCTAGTGACCCGATATAACCATGATGCAATATTATCAGGGGCATCATTAACATCAGTAGTTTTAATCAGTGCCGAAAAAACATCATTTAATATATCTTCAGCATCTTCTAAAACACCAACTTTAGTACGAATAAAAGCAAGCAACCCTCGATGATAGTCTTGCCACGCCTTTTCAATAGTTAATGTTGTTTGGTTAATATTCACATAACTCTCGAATCAATTTACAACCCTTCTACATAACCTGCTATATAGAACTTACCAAATATTCTGACTATTTTCATACCTGATAGTATGCTGACCGTACCGATTTAAGTCACATAAAACCAAATAATCAACCCGCTGATCTGTACCAAGCTAACTTACGTTGCTAAATGCAGGAAGCAAGTATTTGTACATTATTTCAAATACTTGCTTTTGTTTGACTATATTGCCATAGTTACTCCCGGTAAAAACAATGACTGCATCTAGACTTGGAACTACAAAGACGAATTGCCCACCATTTCCCCAAGTATGACTGGCTGGAATAGTTTTATTATCAATTTCAAACACAGTGCGATGCCATTGATAGCCATATCGCGCCTTTAATGGAGTATGCCCCTTGATTAAATCAGTCCAGGACCAATGTGTATCAACTATACCATTTAAAATAGAATCAATGTGCCTACTAGAAACAATTTGCTTTCCTTGCCACTGACCTTTATTGAGCATTAGTAAGCCAAACTTTGCTAACCCCTTTGGTTTAAAACGAGCGTTTCCCTGAGCGTAAAGGAACCCGTCAGGACTTTGATATGTTCGGTAGTCATCAATTGCCAAAGGTTGATACAAATACTTATTAGCAAAATGATCAATATTGGAGTACTTCGCTCGTTCTAAAGCAGCAGAAATTACAACACCAAGTAAAAATGAATTAGCATTACAATATTTCCATTCAATACCAGGTTCTGTAGACATTGTTATTGAAAGGCTATATTTCAGAGGATTGGCCCCGTTATCTACGCCTTCTTCATGATACGGCCCTGTGCCTGGCATCTCCGAGCAATCTAATCCCGACGTCATATTAAGTAAGTCTTTAACTTTTATCTTAGCTTTTCGAGAGTCAACATGTTCCAAGGTCAAAAATCGTGAAATCAAAGGTAAAACGAACTCATTGGGATCTAAGATGTTTTTGTCAAATGCAATAGCTGCCAATAATCCTGTAATACTTTTAAATGTCGACTTAGTTTGATGAAGTTGCTCCTCGTCAAAACTATTAAAATAATGCTCACTAACAAGATTATTGTTTTCATATATCAATATGCTATCGATGCCTTTATATAGACCATTGTTCACATCGGATACAGCTTGATGAATAAAGCTTGTTTCAATAGCTAACGAAGGCAATGACCATATAAATGCTATTACTGAAATGAATAATAACTTAACTTTCAATGTATTTTCCTTTTTTCAGTTAAACTGACTCATCCTAAAGAAAACATTTAACGCCGTCATCACGTGCTTGAAGCGTGAATGGCATTGTTAGGCTTTACTTATGATAATGTTAATGACTTTGTTCACTTGGTCACCTGTGTTACTCCGCCCACTTTCCTCGTGCTGATAAGTATCTATTATTTGAAAGCCGGAAGAGCGCAGTAGCGTACAGGCTTCTGCCTCATCATAGAGATTAAAACCATACGGCACAAACGGAAGCTCCTTCATAAAGGAACGGTCTCCGAAGGCAATACAAAATAGGCTACTCGGTTTCATTACCCGCCGAACCTCCGCTAGGTGGTCGCCTGGGTTTTCCCAAAAGTATAGGGTGTGAACTGCCAACACTTTATTGAATGAACTTGCTTCAAAGGGAAGCTGCTCAGAGCTGCCCTGTTGAAATTGCGCACGTCCCTGTTCTACCAGGCGCTTGTTGAGGCGTTTAGCCTCGGCTACCATCTCAGCAGACCAATCAAGTCCCATATAGGAAATATTATTGGCCATATCAATAATATCGGCGACAAATGCCCCATTACCCGGGCCAATTTCCAATAATGAATCTGAAGCCCTTAGTTGCAGAAGCTCAATACACTTATGATTTAGGGCGCGGTTTGCCTCATTCATCCTTTGTGCAACTTCAGATGCTTCCGCACCATTGGGGCAGCGCAACTGGGATGCAAGTATATGTGATTCCATATGACTCCTTTGAGTGGCCTAACGCCCTAATAACAGGCGATAAGATTGTTAGCTAAAATTAGCGGCGAAGGAGAAAAACCAATTGTTTTTTCTCCTTGTTCACCGCTTTTTAAGCATTTATGATGCAGAGTTATTTTGTATCGGTGTTAAAGCAATAGCCTTATTTAAAAAATCAATTTCTACGATAAAGCTTTTAAAAAAATCACTTCCCAAAATACCATCCATTTTAAAGCGTTCATCGATAGGAAACAGAAGAATATTAGCATCAAAACTGTGTCCAAATACTTTTAACGTGGAGTCAAATATTTTGCATTCAATATCTGGCCCTAAATCATAATCACATACCTTAACATCTTCGTTAGGGCTAACTTTATTAGCAACAAAAATTGAGCTAGATGCCCCACTATCTAAGATCATTTGATAACTTGCGATGGAAGAGTTAACCCCAATACTGATTCCTTCTTTGGTGAGTTTAAATGCATTAGAAAGGTGACTTACATTCGACGATGAGTCTTTTTTATCTGCGCTATTAATAAGCAAAGTTTTATCAAAATAATTGATAGTAATACTTTTACCTTTAAAGAAATCTAACCCAATGACAATTTGTTCAGCGCCATTATCAACATTGCCTTCGCCAATCGATGCAGCCCAAGGAGCTAACTCTAGACCTTTAATATTAGAAAAAATTGCGCAACTTATTTTGAATGATGAAATTAAAAATTCTTTAGACTCAAAGACTTCACCTTTTATATTTGAGCTTTTAACTGAATTTCCCGTATATTTTAGCCCAGATATATTTTTTATCTCATTTACGGGTAAGTGAATGCCATCTGATGAACCAAGATCTAATAAAACATTATGCTTCACATCATTAATACTTAACTCAATTATTGGTAAACCTTGAGGATCAAATGTAATTGGAATTGATAATTCCTGACAGTTTTGTGTTTTAGCAAACAAATTGTTTGAAAAGGTGACGGTGATTATAAATATAAAAAAGGCTCTACTAAGCATATATGCTCCTTGCTTGGGTTATTGAATACCTAACGCCCCATTAATGGGCTTTTATACGGTTGACTAAAATAACGAACGCAGTGAGAGAAGCCAACCGTTAAAAATCCCGCACTGCAATGGCTTGTATGGATAATAACAGCCAAATCTTATTATTCTTTTTAATCCTTTTCGGGTAATGTGAGGCCCAAGCTTTGGCTGCAACCAAAGCCTTTTATATGGTAGTTCGATGATTGGCAGGCTCCTCTATTGAGAGACCGATAACAAGTACGAACGCCATATAAAACTCCAAGCACTAAACTCGGATAGTCAACTGGGCCTCGAGCCCGAATAGCAAGGCAGAGTCAGCTTATTATGAATAACAAAAATAATCAAAACGAAATAAATGTTGGTGTTGATACTGGCAAATCACAACTCGATATTTACATACGCCCGTTAGATATTTATTTCACCGTGACTAACGACGAAATAGGTATTAAAAAGGCGATTAAGGAAATCAAAAAATATAAACCAACACGCATCACTATTGAAGCAACTGGACGTCTTGAGCAAGACTTTATTATGGCTTGCGCAAAAGCTAATTTGCCTTTTGTTGTAGCCAACCCTGCACATATCAAAAAATTTGCAGGTGCCATAGGGCAGCATGCAAAAACAGACAAATTAGATGCACAACTTATTGCATATTACGGTGAAGCGATAAAGCCCAAACTTTCAATGCTAAAGCCCGCTACCATGCAATTGATGAGCGACTTACTTTCTCGTCGTAGACAGTTAATAGGTTTACAAACCATGGAAAAGAACCGTCTAAAAATCATGCCAAAAACAATCAGCAGTATGATTAATCCCATTTTAACTGCCATTAAAAATCAGCTCGATAAGCTAGACCAAAAACTACTTAAACTAATGGAAAGCTGTGATGATTATAAAACTAAAAACATGATAATCCAGAGCATGCCTGGTGTTGGTAATGTCGTCGCTTTCAACTTACTAAGCGATATGCCTGAGCTCGGTTATCTAACAAATAAACAAGCATCGTCATTGATTGGTGTTGCGCCATTTAATAAAGAAAGTGGTATCTATCGTGGCACAAGACAGATACGAGGAGGACGTCCCAAAATTCGAACGGCAATGTACATGGCGATGATGTCCGCAATCCAATGTAACTCAGTTTTTAAAGGTACTTACGAACGGTTATTAGCGGCAGGAAAAACCAAAAAAACAGCATTAATTGCCTGTGTAAGAAAGATGATTGTGATCTTAAATTCAATGGTAAGAGATGGTGTCATGTGGGATCCTAAAATGAGTTGAGAATTAGGAATTGACACCATAGTCACTTGTTATGTCTCAAAATTAGCTTTAGCTTGGACAATTATTTGTTTACGAAGCCATACCAGTTCATCCAAATCAAGAATACTCCTAGCTTTACGAACTATTGATTCTACTGCCATATCTGGATGCGGCTTTTTATCTTTAGATAGATTCAATATTTTTAAATAATCTTCATGCACTTGGGATATTCGTTTTTGTCTTTCTTGATCATAGCGTTCGTCGCTAATTGTACTGTCAATAAAACCTTTAGATGCCCCTAGTTCTCTTAACGCTTGCTCAAAAGGAAACAATAAATCACTAATATCATCTGTAATCCATGCAGCATATTCAAGCTTTAGTGAATATAGACCGTTCGCAAAATGTACGGCCTCTTTAATTGGCCCCTCTCTGAAAAGTTTATTTGAAATTTCGTACACTTCTGCCAAGTATTTTTCACAAAACTCTACATGTTTATCAAAGACCTTGTTAGCCATGTGTGATGTCGCACCAAGTCCAAATATTTGCTGCTGGCTTTGAATCTTGAGGTTACGTTCATAAGCGGCTTCATCTCTCATGAGTTGGTAAAGAACACCAAGCAAACCTAGTATGCCCG of Thalassotalea insulae contains these proteins:
- a CDS encoding ArsI/CadI family heavy metal resistance metalloenzyme; the protein is MKRIHIHIAVNELSTSIGFYSTIFGTSPTVERNDYAKWQLSDPAVNFAISTRGDTIGINHLGMQVDSEEELAEIAQRLDDAEIAYSKQQGASCCYAHSNKHWALDPQEIAWESFHSLGEISTFSDGANAVTEGEPSSCCIPLNISQSSDKTASVCCVPNENDAPACCE
- a CDS encoding sigma-70 family RNA polymerase sigma factor, which translates into the protein MNINQTTLTIEKAWQDYHRGLLAFIRTKVGVLEDAEDILNDVFSALIKTTDVNDAPDNIASWLYRVTRNKIVDYYRVKGKFEQLPDELVSANEDVNVIEQLAVCMLPMINVLPESYQRPLILSEIEGKKYKEVATELNLTLSAVKSRILRGREKLQKSMIACCNFYRDGAGNIMGYEQKGTHACRDCDK
- a CDS encoding serine hydrolase domain-containing protein, producing the protein MKVKLLFISVIAFIWSLPSLAIETSFIHQAVSDVNNGLYKGIDSILIYENNNLVSEHYFNSFDEEQLHQTKSTFKSITGLLAAIAFDKNILDPNEFVLPLISRFLTLEHVDSRKAKIKVKDLLNMTSGLDCSEMPGTGPYHEEGVDNGANPLKYSLSITMSTEPGIEWKYCNANSFLLGVVISAALERAKYSNIDHFANKYLYQPLAIDDYRTYQSPDGFLYAQGNARFKPKGLAKFGLLMLNKGQWQGKQIVSSRHIDSILNGIVDTHWSWTDLIKGHTPLKARYGYQWHRTVFEIDNKTIPASHTWGNGGQFVFVVPSLDAVIVFTGSNYGNIVKQKQVFEIMYKYLLPAFSNVS
- a CDS encoding class I SAM-dependent methyltransferase; the protein is MESHILASQLRCPNGAEASEVAQRMNEANRALNHKCIELLQLRASDSLLEIGPGNGAFVADIIDMANNISYMGLDWSAEMVAEAKRLNKRLVEQGRAQFQQGSSEQLPFEASSFNKVLAVHTLYFWENPGDHLAEVRRVMKPSSLFCIAFGDRSFMKELPFVPYGFNLYDEAEACTLLRSSGFQIIDTYQHEESGRSNTGDQVNKVINIIISKA
- a CDS encoding IS110 family transposase; translation: MNNKNNQNEINVGVDTGKSQLDIYIRPLDIYFTVTNDEIGIKKAIKEIKKYKPTRITIEATGRLEQDFIMACAKANLPFVVANPAHIKKFAGAIGQHAKTDKLDAQLIAYYGEAIKPKLSMLKPATMQLMSDLLSRRRQLIGLQTMEKNRLKIMPKTISSMINPILTAIKNQLDKLDQKLLKLMESCDDYKTKNMIIQSMPGVGNVVAFNLLSDMPELGYLTNKQASSLIGVAPFNKESGIYRGTRQIRGGRPKIRTAMYMAMMSAIQCNSVFKGTYERLLAAGKTKKTALIACVRKMIVILNSMVRDGVMWDPKMS